In a genomic window of Mycolicibacter heraklionensis:
- a CDS encoding phosphoribosyltransferase: MTRPGAYLRQPAPRSFHDRRDAGRALAELLTAYLADYLPGVAGAQGVVVLGLARGGVPVAWEVAAALRAPLDVFLVRKLGVPQQPELAMGALAGGHVVMNDEVVRSLGISDDVVQSVIERETTELRRRERAYRGDRPPADLRGRVVILVDDGIATGASVLAAVRAVQAAEPASIIVAVPVAPRSACRKIAQEADDIVCVTTPDAFDAVGQAYRDFHQTDDDEVRDLLATPTTSRAAG; encoded by the coding sequence ATGACTCGTCCAGGTGCGTACCTTCGCCAGCCGGCGCCACGCTCCTTCCACGACCGCCGTGACGCCGGCCGGGCCTTGGCCGAGCTGCTGACGGCTTACCTAGCCGACTACCTGCCCGGTGTAGCGGGCGCCCAGGGCGTGGTGGTGCTGGGATTGGCCCGCGGCGGCGTGCCGGTCGCCTGGGAGGTCGCCGCCGCCCTGCGGGCGCCGTTGGACGTGTTCCTGGTCCGCAAGCTCGGTGTGCCGCAGCAACCCGAGCTGGCGATGGGTGCGCTGGCCGGCGGCCACGTGGTGATGAACGACGAAGTGGTTCGCAGCCTGGGTATCAGCGACGACGTGGTGCAGTCGGTGATCGAGCGCGAGACGACCGAGTTGCGCCGCCGCGAACGTGCCTACCGCGGGGACCGGCCGCCGGCCGACCTGCGCGGCCGGGTGGTGATCTTGGTCGACGACGGTATCGCGACCGGAGCGAGTGTGCTGGCGGCCGTGCGGGCGGTCCAGGCGGCCGAACCGGCGTCGATCATCGTCGCCGTGCCGGTGGCGCCACGCTCGGCGTGCCGCAAGATCGCCCAGGAAGCCGACGACATCGTCTGCGTCACGACCCCCGACGCATTCGATGCCGTAGGGCAGGCCTACCGCGATTTTCACCAGACCGACGACGACGAAGTCCGCGACCTACTGGCCACACCGACTACGAGCCGAGCGGCGGGCTAA
- a CDS encoding zinc-dependent alcohol dehydrogenase, with amino-acid sequence MIAEAMVLTGPRSLQRRQMIIPDVGDRGAILRVEACGLCGTDHEQFTGHLPAGFSFVPGHEIVGIVEHVGAAAGQRWGVQAGQRVAVEVFRSCRDCPECRRGEYRRCAVNGIATMFGFVDVEIGAGLWGGYATHVELPWDAMLLPIAEDMDPVLATLFNPLGAGIQWGATLPDTKAGDVVAILGPGIRGICAAVAAKEAGAAFVAMTGVGPRDEQRLAIARSFGVDLPIDVSQDDAATALQRETGGRLADVVVDVTAKAPSAFADAVGLARPGGTIVVAGTRGGGGAPRFEPDLLVYKELHVVGALGVEYPAYRAALEILAMGRWPFDRITRESTGFAGLAQLLTSLADESARSSGALHNVFLPTP; translated from the coding sequence ATGATCGCCGAGGCGATGGTGCTGACCGGACCGCGGAGTCTGCAGCGGCGCCAGATGATCATCCCCGACGTCGGCGACCGGGGTGCGATCCTGCGAGTTGAAGCATGCGGTCTGTGCGGAACAGATCACGAACAATTCACCGGACACCTGCCTGCCGGCTTCTCATTCGTTCCAGGGCACGAAATCGTCGGCATCGTCGAACATGTCGGCGCTGCGGCCGGCCAACGCTGGGGTGTACAAGCCGGCCAGCGCGTGGCCGTTGAGGTGTTCCGGTCCTGCCGAGACTGCCCCGAGTGCCGCCGCGGCGAATACCGGCGGTGCGCGGTGAACGGCATCGCCACCATGTTCGGGTTCGTCGACGTGGAGATCGGCGCGGGCTTATGGGGCGGATACGCCACCCATGTGGAGCTTCCGTGGGACGCGATGCTGCTCCCGATTGCCGAAGACATGGACCCCGTTCTCGCCACGTTGTTCAACCCTCTCGGGGCCGGTATCCAATGGGGGGCGACTCTTCCCGACACCAAGGCCGGGGACGTCGTAGCGATCCTGGGGCCCGGCATCCGCGGAATCTGTGCGGCGGTGGCGGCCAAAGAGGCGGGAGCCGCGTTCGTCGCGATGACCGGCGTCGGCCCACGCGACGAACAACGACTGGCCATCGCCAGATCATTCGGTGTCGACCTGCCCATCGATGTATCGCAGGACGATGCAGCGACCGCGCTTCAGCGTGAGACAGGCGGACGGCTTGCCGACGTGGTCGTCGACGTCACCGCCAAAGCACCCTCCGCGTTCGCCGATGCCGTCGGCCTTGCCAGGCCCGGCGGCACAATTGTGGTGGCCGGCACCCGCGGAGGAGGCGGCGCGCCCCGGTTTGAACCAGACTTGTTGGTCTATAAAGAATTACACGTCGTAGGCGCACTCGGCGTGGAGTATCCCGCCTACCGGGCAGCCCTCGAGATTCTCGCCATGGGCCGCTGGCCGTTCGACCGGATCACCAGAGAATCAACCGGATTCGCTGGGCTCGCACAGCTGCTCACTTCGCTTGCAGATGAAAGTGCCCGATCAAGTGGGGCGCTCCACAACGTCTTTTTGCCCACGCCCTAA
- a CDS encoding TetR/AcrR family transcriptional regulator encodes MREKVLRATRELAIEKGWDQVRMSEVAESVGVSRPTLYKEFGDKQGLGDALVVSEGQRFMEGILAVLAEHVGDVRGGITAAVQFTLCEAEDSPLLKAVLTSNASGNDRGGSSSTGVLPLLPTSASLLQLCSAALITWFNDHFDDLDPEDVEEVADVLVRLTVSHVVLPAADIATTGERISRVALRYLGVVHSL; translated from the coding sequence GTGCGCGAAAAGGTTTTGAGGGCGACACGAGAACTCGCCATCGAGAAGGGCTGGGATCAGGTCCGGATGAGCGAGGTTGCCGAATCGGTCGGCGTCTCCCGCCCGACGTTGTACAAAGAGTTCGGCGACAAACAGGGGCTCGGCGACGCGCTTGTGGTGTCGGAGGGCCAGCGCTTTATGGAAGGCATTCTTGCCGTCCTTGCCGAACACGTGGGCGACGTGCGGGGCGGCATCACCGCAGCGGTGCAATTCACCCTCTGTGAAGCAGAAGACAGCCCGCTCCTCAAGGCAGTTCTGACGTCCAACGCTTCGGGGAATGATCGCGGTGGCTCGTCGTCTACTGGAGTCCTACCTCTTCTGCCGACGTCGGCTTCCCTGCTTCAGCTCTGCTCCGCGGCTCTGATCACGTGGTTTAACGACCACTTCGACGATCTCGATCCCGAAGACGTTGAGGAGGTCGCAGATGTTCTGGTGCGACTGACAGTGAGTCATGTTGTACTCCCCGCCGCGGACATCGCCACCACCGGTGAGCGGATCTCCCGCGTAGCACTCAGGTACCTGGGAGTTGTC
- a CDS encoding acetyl-CoA acetyltransferase, with amino-acid sequence MLVEARTPVVVGVGEVTHRGNDFVDPIDLAVEAARRAVKDAGRPVERRIDTVATPGILVIPRDNPASRIAEAMHISPARRISCPVGGNTPQYLVEVLGGEIREGRADVVLVVGAESGHSARKLQGRALLDSPPPPRSGDESLGDARPGLSQAELSVGLSWPHEVYPIFESAIAARHGRDFDAQREWLGTLMAPFTAEAARHPEQAWFPRARSATELSEVTAENRMVCLPYPKLLNSIMSVDMAAAFILMAAEVADELGVARDRWVFPWSAATCNDVYFPVERPDLSRSSGIEVAARKALNAGRLTIDDIRWFDLYSCFPSAIEMTAEALDLDPLDDRGLTVTGGLPYHGGPGNNYVSHSIVEMVRRCRRDPTDVGLVTGLGWYSTKHSVGLWSATPPPTGWRLLDTAVEQAQIDSSRLGVAGVDEATGCATVDGYTVVYDRDGQPRWTPIIAHLSDGRRVVARSDDPQIAEAMGGEMYVGKTVCLRNTGSFTGFELP; translated from the coding sequence ATGTTGGTAGAAGCGCGTACCCCGGTTGTCGTCGGCGTGGGCGAAGTTACCCATCGCGGGAACGACTTCGTGGACCCGATCGACTTGGCGGTAGAAGCCGCACGCCGCGCGGTCAAAGACGCAGGTCGCCCGGTCGAGCGGCGCATCGACACCGTCGCGACTCCCGGCATCCTGGTCATACCGCGCGACAATCCCGCCAGCAGGATCGCCGAAGCGATGCACATCAGTCCCGCCCGCCGCATCAGCTGTCCCGTCGGCGGAAACACCCCGCAGTATCTCGTCGAGGTGTTGGGTGGCGAAATACGCGAAGGCCGTGCAGATGTCGTCCTGGTCGTCGGGGCGGAGAGCGGGCATTCCGCACGCAAGCTTCAGGGCAGGGCACTTCTCGACTCGCCGCCCCCACCCCGCTCCGGCGACGAATCCCTGGGCGACGCCCGCCCCGGGCTGAGTCAAGCCGAATTGTCGGTGGGTCTGAGTTGGCCGCACGAGGTGTATCCCATCTTCGAGTCCGCGATCGCCGCGCGCCACGGCCGCGACTTCGATGCTCAACGGGAGTGGCTGGGCACGCTGATGGCACCGTTCACAGCCGAGGCGGCACGCCATCCGGAACAGGCCTGGTTCCCACGCGCACGAAGTGCCACCGAACTCAGCGAAGTCACCGCGGAAAACCGCATGGTCTGCTTGCCCTATCCCAAGTTGCTCAACAGCATCATGTCCGTCGACATGGCTGCCGCCTTCATTCTCATGGCGGCCGAGGTGGCGGACGAATTGGGCGTCGCGCGCGATCGTTGGGTCTTTCCCTGGTCAGCAGCGACTTGCAACGACGTGTACTTCCCCGTGGAACGGCCGGACCTCAGTCGCTCATCGGGTATCGAGGTAGCGGCACGGAAGGCTCTCAATGCGGGGCGGTTGACCATCGACGACATCCGGTGGTTCGATCTCTACTCCTGCTTCCCGTCGGCAATTGAGATGACTGCCGAGGCTCTCGACTTGGACCCCCTCGACGACAGAGGCCTCACAGTAACCGGAGGCCTGCCGTATCACGGCGGTCCCGGAAACAATTACGTCAGCCACTCGATCGTTGAGATGGTCCGACGGTGTAGACGCGACCCAACCGATGTCGGACTCGTCACCGGCCTCGGGTGGTATTCGACGAAGCATTCGGTCGGTCTGTGGTCGGCCACCCCGCCACCAACCGGGTGGCGACTGCTCGACACGGCGGTCGAGCAAGCTCAGATCGATTCATCGAGGTTGGGTGTCGCAGGCGTCGACGAGGCGACCGGTTGCGCGACAGTGGACGGATACACCGTCGTCTACGACCGAGACGGGCAACCTCGATGGACTCCGATCATCGCGCACCTGTCCGACGGGCGAAGAGTCGTCGCACGCAGCGACGATCCGCAGATTGCCGAGGCGATGGGCGGGGAAATGTATGTAGGTAAAACGGTGTGCCTCCGAAACACAGGGTCGTTCACCGGATTCGAGCTTCCATGA
- a CDS encoding TetR/AcrR family transcriptional regulator — MRARHTGCVSTRLLRWGAAAPTDRGSARDRLLDAAERCLESCGVVGTTMEDIGRTAGVSRATVYRYFPSREAVMSGVIIRAAERYLDRISPRIAAHADLGSALVDFVEYTVEAARREEIIGLLFGSDEELAGVGLAAGTSTSLFEIVTEFLRPIFTRHWSCVEPGVSVDDAAEWVVRTILSLLTVRGPRERSRDGLRAFLSRFLLPAILAGDHARPM; from the coding sequence GTGCGCGCGCGGCATACTGGCTGTGTGTCGACGAGGTTGTTGAGATGGGGCGCCGCCGCGCCGACAGATCGTGGGTCCGCTCGCGACCGGTTGCTCGATGCTGCCGAGCGGTGCCTCGAGAGTTGCGGTGTGGTGGGCACGACTATGGAGGACATCGGCAGAACAGCGGGTGTGTCCAGGGCAACGGTGTATCGCTACTTCCCCAGTCGGGAGGCGGTGATGTCGGGCGTCATCATTCGCGCCGCCGAGCGCTATCTCGACCGCATCAGCCCGCGGATCGCGGCGCACGCCGACCTGGGCTCCGCGCTCGTCGACTTCGTGGAATACACGGTTGAGGCCGCGCGCCGCGAAGAGATCATCGGATTGTTGTTCGGCAGCGACGAGGAACTAGCCGGCGTGGGTCTCGCGGCGGGGACCTCGACGTCCCTCTTCGAAATCGTCACCGAATTTCTGCGTCCCATCTTCACCAGACACTGGAGTTGCGTGGAACCGGGCGTCTCCGTCGACGACGCCGCCGAGTGGGTTGTCCGCACGATACTGAGCCTGCTGACTGTTCGAGGGCCGCGGGAGCGCAGTCGTGACGGACTCCGGGCGTTTCTGTCGAGGTTTCTCCTTCCGGCGATCCTGGCGGGTGACCACGCTCGACCGATGTGA
- a CDS encoding SDR family NAD(P)-dependent oxidoreductase, translating to MDGFAGKVAAVTGAGSGIGQALAIELARSGAKLAISDVDAHGLAHTEELLRGIGSPVRGERIDVTERDAIAAYADSVADHFGAVNQIYNIAGIAFLGDIEISQFKDVERVMDVDYWGVVNGTKAFIPHLIASGDGHVINMSSMFGLAGVPGQAAYTSAKFAVRGFTEALRQEMLLAHHPVAVTVVHPGYVKTAVARNATTAEGVDKTKAVQAFDKIAITGPERAARIILKAVRKRKARVLVGPDARVLDLIVRIAPSNYHRLLMPLTARFQ from the coding sequence GTGGACGGTTTCGCCGGGAAAGTCGCTGCCGTGACCGGCGCAGGTTCGGGTATCGGACAGGCGCTCGCCATTGAACTGGCCCGCTCGGGCGCGAAGCTGGCCATCAGCGACGTGGACGCCCATGGACTCGCGCACACCGAGGAGCTTTTACGGGGAATCGGCAGCCCGGTACGTGGGGAAAGAATTGATGTGACCGAGCGCGACGCGATCGCGGCATATGCCGATTCAGTTGCAGATCACTTTGGTGCCGTTAACCAGATTTACAACATTGCTGGCATCGCGTTCCTTGGTGACATTGAAATCAGCCAGTTCAAGGATGTCGAGCGGGTGATGGACGTTGACTATTGGGGCGTCGTGAACGGCACCAAAGCATTCATTCCTCACCTCATCGCTTCCGGCGACGGCCACGTCATCAACATGTCGAGCATGTTCGGTTTGGCCGGGGTACCAGGCCAAGCGGCTTACACTTCGGCGAAATTCGCGGTTCGCGGCTTCACGGAGGCGCTGCGGCAGGAAATGCTGTTGGCACACCATCCGGTGGCGGTCACGGTGGTGCATCCCGGATACGTCAAAACTGCCGTTGCCCGCAATGCGACCACAGCAGAGGGTGTCGATAAGACGAAGGCGGTGCAGGCTTTTGACAAGATCGCGATCACGGGGCCTGAACGCGCCGCGCGCATCATCCTGAAAGCGGTACGCAAGCGCAAGGCCCGCGTATTGGTCGGACCAGACGCGAGAGTCCTCGACCTGATCGTCCGCATTGCACCGTCCAATTACCACCGGCTTCTGATGCCGCTGACGGCACGCTTTCAATAG
- a CDS encoding alpha/beta fold hydrolase gives MSAKRTGDSSAPVVERVPTADGLALAVDLYHCDAPRAVVLLLHGGGQSRHAWDVTAQRLHQRGYTVAAYDTRGHGDSDWDPDGRYDMDRLGSDLLAVRSYADSGRPVAAIGASLGGLTILGTHLLAPPDLWQAVVLVDVTPRMEMDGARRVVAFMSAHPEGFDSLESAADVIAAYNPHRPRPENLDGLRKVLARREDGRWSWRWDPAFVTSNFQFLQGDPDEGAEYFEMMSAFLLDGARQVSAPTLLVRGLLSDIVSEETVRHFLTVVPHAQTVDVSGAGHMIAGDNNDAFSTAVVEFLDRTI, from the coding sequence ATGTCGGCAAAGAGAACAGGCGATTCGTCGGCTCCTGTGGTCGAGCGCGTGCCCACGGCAGACGGGCTGGCGCTGGCCGTCGACCTCTACCACTGTGACGCACCGCGGGCGGTCGTGTTGCTCCTTCACGGCGGCGGTCAAAGCCGACACGCCTGGGACGTCACCGCCCAACGCCTGCACCAGCGGGGATACACGGTGGCCGCGTACGACACCAGGGGACACGGGGACAGCGACTGGGACCCCGACGGACGCTACGACATGGACCGGCTGGGGTCCGACCTATTGGCCGTGCGCTCATACGCCGATTCCGGCCGCCCCGTCGCCGCGATCGGCGCATCTCTGGGCGGGTTGACCATTCTCGGAACACACTTGCTCGCCCCGCCGGATCTATGGCAGGCCGTCGTGCTGGTTGACGTCACTCCGAGAATGGAGATGGACGGCGCCCGACGAGTCGTAGCGTTCATGTCGGCACACCCCGAAGGTTTCGACAGCCTAGAGTCGGCCGCTGACGTGATCGCCGCCTACAACCCGCACCGCCCTCGCCCCGAAAACCTCGACGGGCTCCGAAAAGTCCTCGCCCGTCGCGAAGACGGTCGCTGGTCCTGGCGATGGGATCCAGCCTTCGTGACGTCGAATTTCCAGTTCCTGCAGGGTGATCCAGACGAGGGCGCTGAGTACTTCGAGATGATGAGCGCCTTCCTTCTCGATGGTGCGCGGCAGGTGTCCGCGCCAACGCTGCTGGTCCGGGGCCTACTATCTGACATCGTCTCCGAAGAGACAGTAAGGCATTTCCTGACCGTCGTTCCGCACGCGCAAACCGTTGACGTGTCGGGCGCGGGACACATGATTGCCGGCGACAACAACGACGCATTCTCGACGGCGGTCGTCGAATTCCTCGACAGGACCATATGA
- the wag31 gene encoding DivIVA-like cell division protein Wag31: protein MPLTPADVHNVAFSKPPIGKRGYNEDEVDAFLDLVETELTRLIEENADLRQRVSELDQDLAAARAGGGAQPIPSIPVYEPSPEPVAPPQPVVAPPAAEVTSEEQHLKAARVLSLAQDTADRLTSTARAESEKLMADARANADQILSEARQTAETTVAEARQRADAMLADAQTRSETQLRQAQEKADALQADAERKHSEIMGTINQQRTVLEGRLEQLRTFEREYRTRLKTYLESQLEELGQRGSAAPVDSSASGDGGGFNHFNRGTN from the coding sequence ATGCCACTAACACCGGCCGACGTACATAATGTCGCGTTCAGCAAACCGCCGATTGGGAAGCGCGGCTACAACGAGGACGAGGTCGACGCCTTCCTTGACTTGGTGGAGACCGAGCTGACTCGTCTCATCGAGGAGAACGCCGACCTGCGTCAGCGGGTGAGCGAGCTCGACCAGGATCTGGCCGCGGCCCGTGCCGGTGGCGGCGCGCAGCCGATTCCCTCGATCCCGGTGTACGAGCCCAGCCCTGAACCGGTGGCCCCGCCGCAGCCCGTGGTGGCCCCGCCGGCGGCCGAAGTGACTTCCGAGGAGCAGCACCTCAAGGCGGCCCGCGTGCTGAGCCTGGCCCAGGACACCGCGGACCGGTTGACCAGCACGGCCCGGGCCGAGTCGGAGAAGCTGATGGCCGACGCCCGCGCCAACGCCGACCAGATCCTCAGCGAGGCGCGGCAGACCGCCGAGACGACGGTCGCCGAAGCCCGTCAGCGGGCCGACGCCATGCTGGCAGACGCCCAGACCCGTTCGGAGACCCAGCTGCGCCAGGCTCAGGAGAAGGCCGACGCGCTGCAGGCCGACGCGGAGCGCAAGCACTCCGAGATCATGGGCACGATCAACCAGCAGCGCACCGTGCTGGAAGGTCGCCTCGAACAACTGCGCACTTTCGAGCGCGAGTACCGCACCCGGCTCAAGACGTATCTGGAATCCCAGCTCGAGGAGTTGGGCCAGCGGGGCTCGGCGGCACCGGTCGACAGCAGTGCCTCCGGCGACGGCGGCGGGTTCAACCATTTCAACCGCGGCACCAACTGA
- a CDS encoding PaaI family thioesterase, whose amino-acid sequence MQFTTFNEQVAEQLKSAAETTGGLAGYLGFRHTEFAAGRLVAEMDARDDLKTPFGNLHGGCLSAMVDHCLGVVFYPVIPLGSWVATTEFKLNLLRPVSSGTCVATAEIIALGRTSGVARIDICNDGRAVCAAQGTVTVVAPKTSS is encoded by the coding sequence GTGCAATTCACCACGTTCAACGAACAGGTCGCTGAGCAACTCAAGAGCGCAGCAGAAACCACGGGCGGGTTGGCCGGTTACCTCGGCTTCCGTCACACCGAATTCGCTGCGGGACGGCTCGTCGCGGAGATGGACGCACGCGACGACCTGAAGACGCCGTTCGGCAACCTGCATGGGGGCTGCTTATCGGCCATGGTCGACCACTGCCTCGGCGTGGTGTTTTATCCCGTGATTCCACTGGGATCTTGGGTCGCGACAACGGAGTTCAAACTGAATCTGCTTCGTCCGGTCTCCAGCGGCACCTGTGTAGCCACAGCTGAGATCATCGCGCTGGGCAGAACCAGCGGGGTGGCGCGGATCGACATCTGCAACGACGGCAGAGCGGTGTGTGCGGCCCAGGGAACCGTCACCGTCGTCGCACCGAAGACGAGCTCCTGA
- a CDS encoding carboxymuconolactone decarboxylase family protein — protein MTMAERVPMLDREQAQLRAAECGLPEELAELSVFRVALHQPRVAVALYGLLDALLFRGSLDARLRELVILRIGWITGSEYEWTQHWRIATLLGVPERDLLAVRDWQNSESLGPVERAVLAATDDVVRDGVISEENWAGCQKAFNSDHAVLVELVGAIANWRLFSILLRSLNIPLESGTDGWPPDGRAPRRRD, from the coding sequence GTGACCATGGCGGAACGCGTACCGATGCTCGACCGTGAGCAGGCCCAGCTGCGAGCTGCCGAATGTGGGTTGCCCGAAGAGTTGGCAGAGCTGTCGGTATTCCGCGTGGCACTTCATCAGCCGCGTGTGGCGGTTGCGCTGTATGGGCTGCTGGACGCGTTACTCTTCCGCGGTTCCCTTGACGCGCGGCTACGCGAGCTGGTCATCTTGCGCATCGGCTGGATCACTGGCTCCGAATACGAATGGACTCAACATTGGCGAATCGCCACACTGCTCGGCGTGCCTGAGCGTGATCTCCTCGCGGTGCGCGACTGGCAGAATTCCGAAAGCCTCGGGCCAGTCGAGCGTGCGGTCCTCGCAGCGACCGATGATGTGGTACGCGACGGGGTCATCTCCGAGGAAAACTGGGCTGGGTGCCAGAAGGCGTTCAATAGCGATCACGCGGTTTTGGTCGAACTTGTCGGAGCAATCGCCAATTGGCGGCTCTTTTCGATCCTGCTTCGATCTCTGAATATTCCGCTTGAGTCCGGTACCGACGGCTGGCCGCCCGATGGGCGAGCTCCTCGGCGTCGCGATTGA
- a CDS encoding DUF2249 domain-containing protein: MTTNDVVMATSAADSAAVDDIRSRYAELLGRQAALGAAAFAALGATGPAFDEAHHAVQAFIDQAVRPQLRAAVQLIFPASAGVERARLLVEGLLGDTQLIEQTAARIAHGTDRVQVVAHVEALRVLVEALLSKVADLLLPALAQDSGVSLAELAAQLPAATVGSAPAAQPAPQAHGHDGHAGCGCGEEDDEMPELDVREVPHAIRHATVFGAFDAVPVGGSMLLVAPHDPIPLLRQLAERSGGRLAVGYEERGPEAWRLRLTRV, encoded by the coding sequence ATGACAACGAATGACGTGGTCATGGCGACCAGCGCAGCGGACTCGGCAGCCGTCGATGACATCCGATCCCGCTACGCCGAACTGCTCGGCCGCCAGGCTGCGTTGGGTGCAGCGGCATTCGCCGCGCTGGGCGCGACCGGCCCGGCATTCGACGAGGCCCACCATGCAGTGCAGGCGTTCATCGACCAGGCGGTGCGGCCCCAATTGCGCGCCGCGGTGCAGTTGATCTTCCCCGCCTCGGCCGGTGTCGAGCGCGCCCGGCTGCTGGTCGAAGGCCTGCTCGGTGACACCCAGCTGATCGAGCAGACGGCGGCACGCATCGCCCACGGAACCGACCGGGTACAAGTCGTCGCGCACGTGGAGGCGCTGCGCGTACTCGTGGAGGCACTGCTGAGTAAGGTCGCCGACCTGCTGCTGCCCGCGCTCGCCCAGGACAGCGGCGTCTCGCTGGCCGAGCTGGCTGCCCAACTTCCCGCGGCCACAGTCGGCTCCGCTCCAGCCGCCCAGCCCGCCCCACAGGCCCACGGACACGACGGCCACGCCGGGTGCGGCTGCGGCGAGGAAGACGACGAGATGCCCGAACTGGACGTACGAGAGGTTCCGCACGCCATCAGGCATGCGACGGTGTTCGGTGCCTTCGACGCGGTTCCGGTGGGCGGATCGATGCTGCTGGTGGCGCCGCACGACCCGATTCCGCTGCTGCGTCAGCTCGCGGAGCGCAGCGGTGGCCGGCTGGCGGTCGGTTACGAGGAACGCGGACCGGAGGCCTGGCGGTTGCGCCTGACCCGGGTCTGA